The Leptotrichia sp. OH3620_COT-345 genome segment CTTCTTTCTCTTTTTTTTCTTTCTGAATTTTTTCAATTAAATATTTCGAAGATGCTATATTTTGAATATAATTTCCGTTTATATCCATATAGCCTATCTCTCCTGCAGTATATCCTATACCGTTTAGCAATTTACCATCTAAGATTATCGACCCGCCTATTCCTGTTCCCACTGTAATACAAACCATTGACTTTGAATTTATCCCGACTCCTTTCCAGTATTCACCCAGTCCTGCACAGTTCACATCATTTTCCACTTCACAGGGCAAATTAAACTCTTTTTCCAGTTCTTCTTTTATTTTTGTGCCTGTATATTTTGGAATTGTCGGTCCTGCATAAATAATTTCCCCTTTTTCGGTATCTACCACTCCTGCCGAAGAAATACAGATTCCTTCTATTTTATACACGCCATACTGTTCAAGAATATCTTTTATAAGCTTTTTTACATCTGTAAGTATATAATTTTCTCTTGATGTAACTCTTGTACTAACTGTGCCGTTTATAAGCATATCTCCATTTTCAGTAAATACTCCGTATTTTATTGAAATTCCTCCTATATCTATGCATATGTAGTACATCAGTATTTCACATCCGATCTTCCTAAAAATTTTCTGATAATAAAGATGGAAATGTTATAAATAATACTTGCAGTCACTACAGGAATATAATTAAAATATACTGCATAACTCATATTTTTCATATTCAGTTTATATGCTGTAATTAATAATACCACACTGACTGCATTAATTACAAGAGGCGAAATATATAATTTATTAAAAATTCTATTCAGAAGGGCAGTTACTATAATTGAGCCTGCCATAAATACCGAACTGTAATAAAACCATCCTATTATCATTATTTTAAAATTCTCAATCATTTTTTCCTCTTTATATTTTTAAATAATAAAATCTAATTTTACAAAATTACATTTATCCTTTTACAGCTCCCATTGTTACTCCCTGAGTGAAGTAATTCTGGAACATTAAAAACACTATTATCATCGGTAGTGATGCAAGCAACGCTCCTGCCATAAGTAATCCGTAATTCAGCGAAAATTCGGCACTTTGTGCCATTGCCGCAACTCCGAGAGGTAATGTTTTCATTGTTTCACTGTTTGTAAATATCAATTGTGAAAAATAATCATTCCAACTGGCTATAAATGTAAATATCGCCAATGCTCCTATTCCCGGTTTTATAATAGGCAGAACAATATTCATGAACGTTCTTAATTCACCACAACCATCTATTCTTGCTGACTCAAGCAGCTCGTTAGGTACTGAATGAGAAAACTGTTTCATCAGAAATACTCCGAATGGCCAACCTACTGCAGGAAATATAAGTGCCTTATAAGTATCTATCCAACCAAGTTCCGTAATAAACTTCAATAGCGGTATGAGTATTACCTGTTTTGGTAATGCCATTGCAGCTACAAATACTATAAATATAATTCCCGCTCCCGGAAACTGCTTCTTTGCAAGGGCATACCCTGCTAAAGATGCTGTTATACACACAAGCACAGTTGTAGAAAATGACACAAATACTGAATTAAAAAACCATTTTGTAGTCAATGGTATAAGCAGTTTATCAAAATTTTCCAATGTAGGTTTTAAAGGAAACCATTCAGGCGGTATACTTATTGCCACTTCCTGTACTTTAAATGCTCCTGTAGCTATCCAATAAAAAGGAAATATAAAAAATATTGTTAATAATACTAATATTGTCATTGAAAAAATTGAAAATATCGATGCTTTTTTATTATTTTTCATTTTTCCCTCCTAATCTATATCTTTTGATAAAAATTTAAACTGTAATATTGATATTACTCCTATTATAACTGCTAAAATTATTCCCATTGCCGATGATACTCCGAAACGACCTTCCACTATAGCTGTCTGATAAACAAGATACATAACCGTAGAGGTACTGTAATTTGGACCTCCATGAGTTAAAAGCTGTATCAAAGCAAATATCTGGAAACTGTTTATAGTTGTTACTACTACTATATATAATGTTGTAGGCATAACCATCGGCCATGTTATATCTCTGAATGTCTGCCATTCACTGGCTCCGTCTATTCTTGCAGCTTCCATTAAATCTTTAGGAACATTTCCCAATGCAGCTACATACAATATTATAGGTTGTCCCACACTTGTTGTTATAAGTATTGCTATAATTGCAAATATTGCCGTACGTGGATTCCCCAACCAGTCGACAGGCTCTTTTATTATATGTGCCTGCTGAAAAATATAATTTAATATTCCATATTTAGGATGATATATCCAGTTCCATACAACTGTAATTGAAACAACGGAAGATATGGCGGGAATATAGAAAACTCCTCTAAAAAATGATCTGACCGTTGCACTTTTTTCATATATTACATAAGCTACAAATATTGAAAACACCACAACTATAGGTAATGCTACAAACGTAATAAAAATCGTATTTCCTGCTGATTTTAAAAATATATCGTTTTTAAATAAATCAATATAATGTTTTAATCCGACAAAAGTCGTATTCCGACCTCTAAATCTGTATAAAGACAAATGTATCCCCTTTATCATAGGATATAAAACAAAA includes the following:
- a CDS encoding carbohydrate ABC transporter permease, with the protein product MSSNIAVKYKWNWKKVDYSAYMFILPVLVFFSSFVLYPMIKGIHLSLYRFRGRNTTFVGLKHYIDLFKNDIFLKSAGNTIFITFVALPIVVVFSIFVAYVIYEKSATVRSFFRGVFYIPAISSVVSITVVWNWIYHPKYGILNYIFQQAHIIKEPVDWLGNPRTAIFAIIAILITTSVGQPIILYVAALGNVPKDLMEAARIDGASEWQTFRDITWPMVMPTTLYIVVVTTINSFQIFALIQLLTHGGPNYSTSTVMYLVYQTAIVEGRFGVSSAMGIILAVIIGVISILQFKFLSKDID
- a CDS encoding carbohydrate ABC transporter permease, with translation MKNNKKASIFSIFSMTILVLLTIFFIFPFYWIATGAFKVQEVAISIPPEWFPLKPTLENFDKLLIPLTTKWFFNSVFVSFSTTVLVCITASLAGYALAKKQFPGAGIIFIVFVAAMALPKQVILIPLLKFITELGWIDTYKALIFPAVGWPFGVFLMKQFSHSVPNELLESARIDGCGELRTFMNIVLPIIKPGIGALAIFTFIASWNDYFSQLIFTNSETMKTLPLGVAAMAQSAEFSLNYGLLMAGALLASLPMIIVFLMFQNYFTQGVTMGAVKG
- a CDS encoding ROK family protein produces the protein MYYICIDIGGISIKYGVFTENGDMLINGTVSTRVTSRENYILTDVKKLIKDILEQYGVYKIEGICISSAGVVDTEKGEIIYAGPTIPKYTGTKIKEELEKEFNLPCEVENDVNCAGLGEYWKGVGINSKSMVCITVGTGIGGSIILDGKLLNGIGYTAGEIGYMDINGNYIQNIASSKYLIEKIQKEKKEKEGIEGKISGLHIFELAKQGDKICVEVIDELIRNLSISIRNIIYLLNPEIVVIGGGITAQKEYLEEKIRQYVNDNMISDIFRKTKIKLAKQGNQAGLLGALYHFLSRRNKINNI